tcggatgcattcagtggaaagtacagtggggagatatatatacatagagaacatgaaacaatgggtgttaccatacacactgtaaccagagtgatcacttaaggtaaactactaccagcaggagagcgggggggggggggggggggagaggaacctttttgtagtgatgatcaaggtgggccgtttccagaagttgacaagaacatctgaggaacagtggggggtggagggggggaataaacatggggaaatagttttattttgtgtaatgacccatccactcccagtctctattcaagcctaagttaattgtatccggtttgcaaagtaattccaactcagcagtctcttgttggagtctgtttttgaagtttttttgttgaagaattgccacttctaggtctgtaatcgagtgaccagagattgaagtgttctccgactggtttttgaatgttataattcttgacgtctgatttgtgtccatttattcttttacgtagagactgtccagtttgaccaatgtacatggcagaggggcattgctggcacatgatggcatatatcacattggtagatgcgcaggtgaacgagcctctgatagtgtggctgacgtgattaggccctatgatgatgtcccttgaatagatatgtggacacagttggcaacgggctttgttgcaaggataggttcctcggttagtggttctgttgtgtggttgctggtgagtatttgcttcaggttggggggctgtctgtaagcaaggactggcctgtctcccaagatctgtgagagtgatgggtcgtccttcaggataggttgtagatccttgatgatgcgctggagaggtttgagttgggggctgaaggtgatggctagtggcgttctgttattttctttgttaggcctgtcctttagtaggtgacttctgggaactcttctggctctcaatctgtttcttcacttcaccaggtgggtattgtagttgtaagaatgcttgatcgagatcttgtaggtgttttgcctctgtctgaggggttggagcaaatgcggttgtatcgtagagagcattcttataactacaatacacaaagtaaaactattcccccccctcccccccccccccgacgttcttgtcaacttcgggaaatgggccaccttgattatcacttgaaaaggttctccctcccccccccccccccccggccgctctcctgttggtaataggtcaccttaagtgatcactctcgttacagtgtgtatggtaacacccattgtttcatgttctctatgtatataaatttccccaatgtattttccactgaatgcgtccgatgaagtgagctgtagctcatgaaagcttatgctcaaataaatttgttagtctctaaggtgctacaagtactccttttctttttgcgaatacagactaacacggctgttactctgaaacctagcagtaatggtgagtttgctggcttgaaagtccttCTGGAATACATCCTCAGCTTGGACGGGTCATTcaatcctttgttcagagcttcagtttgtggcaaagttcctccagaagtaaaaagcaggattgaagacaaaatggagaagatgtaGCTGCCTTTTATAGTATTTTTCCATGCGGCCTGTGCTTccattgtttcaaacacaagctgcccaacacatggcttggaagccttTTCTGTCCATGGGCATGCCTATATATGCCTTGCTGAGTCGGAAGGAATatcctctgccttctctcaatgggtcagttgtatagcagATGGCCCTTAATGGGCTATCGGGCCGATTccaaactgtctgggggtgtcacccagaagcatagcccaagtttaaaatacagacagacagacatatctataactcataatacaaaagGTGATACGAACATATGATTTGcctgagatgatgatgatgatattttttgcagatatcttacatggcatatctggcataactcattgcaattttacactattggtattcataatatcctaaagtgtcccccagattccatacagtGTCACAGTGAGCACCCATGAAACCCTTCCAGCATATTGATACCCCAGCTCATCTCTGTTCCTCCTTCCAATAACTTACACCCTGAGTATCTCCCAGATGGACAGAAGACAAATAATGGAGGTGTTTGACAATGAAGTGGGCATTTTCTGTGATATTTTTGATTCCTCTGTATGCCTTGGTTTCCCATTGTACTTTGCACTGCTATTCGGTGGGTGTAAAAGGATTAGAAAGATGCTCTtgggggggaaaaggagaggTGAGGTATTGCCACGTGATTGTCTGGGGTGGAATGAATGGGTCCTTAAAGGACTGGTTTAAACCCAATCCATATCAATGGTGGATGCGCCAAGACAACGGGAGCCGCAAGAACTGAACAATTGATACTTATCCACAGGAATCTCCAGCAGGTGGAACATGTGATCTCAGCATGGGTCGATGTCTTGGGGATAAGAATTGGCTGTTGGAAGAAACGGTGCAGCTCTCACCTGGGACAAGGGACAGGGACAGCCACGTTGGCTTTAATGATAGCATGGCTCTAGGGTGCCCTGGCCTGGTGGTAGCCAGGTTGAACTCTGTCTTAGTATAAAGGCTAATGGAAGGATTTACAGATTATGTGGGGCGGTTGACTAATACATTACCTCATTTTGGTaaggctgcctggtgtcactgcaaatactcaCTGAAAGCATTGCACCCTGAAGGGGTATAGTACAAGTCTCCCATGGGAGTCTGGCTTGGCTGGTTTTGCTATAGTGAGCCACAAAAGCCCAGATCTGGTCTATGCTAgcaaattaggttggtataactacattgctcaaaggtgtgaaaaatccacaccccagagcgATGCAGtaaaactgacctaaccccccggtgtagacagtgctcagtcgatgggagaattctcctgttgacatagctactgcctctcagcgTGGTGGTGTACCTACAGCAGTGGGAGAACCTCTTCTGTCACTGAAGCACTAcggggtgcagctgcagcattttaagtgtagacaagtccactGTTTTGGATTCTTGGAGGCCACGGCCTGTCCCTGTAGAAGAGTGTGTGGGTCCTTGGGGTCTAGCACACTAAAGGGGTTATTCCAAAGGGACTGGTTACAGGCGGGAGTATAGACCAGACCCTGTGGCTGTCTGACAGGTGGTGGCAGAGAGTCAGATACTGAATGGTTTCAGTGACTAAATTGTCAATTTGCCAAGTGCCATGTTCTGTCCTTGGGGCTCCCATTGTTTTGGTGCATCCTCCATTGATATGGGTCAGTTCCAGCTGGTCCTTTAACACCCATCTGTTCCACACTAGCCAGTTACACGACACAACGCCTCCcatctcctgctctgccccaagagcagctCTTGAATTATTTTGCACCTGCTGGCTAGCAATGTAAAGTAcagaggtaaactgaggcacataaaatattacattttgtcATGGGGTGCACACAGCTCCTggcatggggagagaggggatTGGGGACACCCACAGAGTTATTGCAATGGAGGGAGAATGGGTAAACAGCCCCTGCCATGGGGGTGAGAATGGGTGGGACCCCAAAATGGGGGGAGACAACCCCTTGTGATATAGTGGAAAGGGAGCACACACAACCCTGTGAGTTGCATGGAGTTCCGAAAAGGAGGATGGGAGGTAGTACACAGGGAGCTTAGGAGGGTGAACAGAAAGATGCAAGGACCCCTGGGGCGTACCGGACCTCAGCCTACAAGAGCTATGAAGTGTGGACCCCCTAGTTTACAAAAATGTTCAGTGTGTCCTGTTTCCTTGCACAGTGCGCTTACAAACAGCAGACATTTTCCTTGCTCAGAGTTTCCAAGTCTGCCCTTCTGTCAGCTCTCTGTTTCCTCTCATAGCCACTCACAACTGCTTGACCCCATGATTTGCTGTGAAGGAGTGGGAGTTATTCATAATATTTTGGATGAATATTGtgtttgcttcagtttcccctatgtggtGTGTAGTTAACTaggtcaggggggtgggggaggaggaaagattgTTTACCCTTTGCAGCAACCCAGAGATACAGGTGGGACCAATGCCCAGCTGgttggggccccatgcccatggaaattctcagaagacaatggccactccaattaTTGACACCTAGCAATAAACAACCATGGACGGCCCACGCTCCTTAGGAAGCCAGCTGGGTATGACCAGCTCGAGGACAAAGGACTAGGGAGCGGGCAGGTGGGGTTGTTATGTGCGGGCTCCTGGAGGCAGGAAAGAAGCTTCTGGTCTGGGATTAAAGAGGAGTTATAGGGCTCTGGACCGACCCAGATCCACCTGACAAACTTTCCGTTGTCTGTGTTAACTAAGGATGtgctatgctgtgttccagacatctaataaaCCTTTCTGCTTTTAcactgctggctgagagtcacctAAGATCAAGGGAGCTGGGGTGCAAGTCTTCCCGGGTTCCAACTCGGGTGGAGTCACTATAGGGCGCTCACAGTGTGAAGgaggggtgctgaaggctctgaGGTTTGGGTCCAGGAGGCAATGAAGCCAAGAGGCCTACACTAGTGAGTGAGAGACCCTAAGGGGGCTGACACACTGAAGGAATTCTTCCAGGAACTGTTCAAGAGCACGGACCTGTAGCTCCATGACACGtgctctcccctttccctctgcagACATCGTCAGGAGGCCAGTGCCTGTGGCAGCAGTTCCAAAGATGGgtaaggcagcagcaggagcgaCTTGGTGTCAAGAAGGGGTGAAgccagggatggggagagggatagcCCTGCTGGCTCCAACCTCACCTgcctccccctttctccccacagcagcccctgccctAGCTGCAGGGAACGAAGGGGAAGAAGCGGGCAGCCTGGGACCTGAAGGGCCAGTTGAGTGATATGCGGACCAAGGTGAGCAgctacaaggacaaggtgcagagACTGGATGGGGAGAACCAGCAACTcaagaggcagctgcaggagcaggtGGTTCAGAACCAGGAACTGAGCAGCCAGGTCAGGTGAGAAGCCAGAGGACTGAGGGGGAGGGATCCTAATCGTTCTGGTTGGGGGGAATGACTCCTGCCCTATCTCACCATGCCCCTACTTCTGCAGCACACTGAGCTCTGCACTGCACACTTGCCAGGAGCAGGCACAGCAGAGGCTCCACAAGGTGATGGAGCTGTCAGACCTGAAGCAGCAATTGGAGGAGCAGGTCACCAGCCACAGCAGGACCATCAGGCAGCTGGAGGGGACCAAGCGAGACCTGTCATCCCTGCTGGAGACCAGAGAGGTGGGTCTGATCCTGGGAAGGGGGGAGATGTGATGTTAACCTCTCCCACTGGAGCCAGAGCCAGGCCGATCCAGGTTgtgtggctggggccaggagaaAAGCTCAGCTCTTGGTGCCTGTGCTAGGATCTCCCATAACATGCTGTACCCATAACCTAGCTGTGCCCTGTCAGATTCCTGTCCAGTAGACAGGTTATGCACCCATTGGGTCATCTGCATGCTCTGCTCAGAGGGACCAGGCCTTAcgcagcagctggtgcagcttCCATGCATGGGCTCAATATGCACCTCCCAGACACAAGCTTTGTTTCCTATAGCAACAACTCAACCTTATGAAGGCTTTACATAGACCTGCTGGGACAACACTGTGCTCTGCTCCAGTCTCCTGGAAATTCCCTTATTGCCAGTGTCACAACCCCACCTTGCTTTCAGGACTTActcttgtgtctggctgttctgCTTTAGTTATTGCCTTGCTGAGAGTGCTGCATCTCCATAAAGTGACTGCTGTCCTTGCAGGGTGTTTCAAAGGAACCTTTCCCCAGTGTtcaggcacccaactcccttttaaaatcctggccctaatgTTGGGCCTCTTTGATTCACTTGCACTGCAAACAAGCACTGCTTTCTTCACCGTTGCATGCATTTCCCACAACAGCTTTTCTTTGACCAGGTTATCAGCTACACTCCATGTCTAGCAAGTCTGTCAGTTAGCAGCTGGGAGTCACATGTGCTGGCTTGACCCATGGCGTGTGACATTGGTCTGTTGTCTCTCCTGATGGGGGCCTGGGGCGTGTGTGTTGTGGTATCCCGAGAACTCGAAGCAAGTCTCTAGCAGTAACCCCGAACTCCTGGTCCTGCTCCAGGTGAAGCTAAAGCTGGTGGAGGATGGCCTGGCCCAGAGGGAGTGTGAGAACAAGGAGCTGAGAGGCCAAGTGGCAGCCCAGCTGCAGGTCATGACCCAGCAGGAGGAGCGGCTGCACCATCTGGAGATGGAGAGGAGGAGGCTGCATAACCTGGTGCAGGAGCTCAAGGTGACAGGAAGCTCTCATTCTGCCCCACctcagggaggtggagggaaTTAGGGCAGGACACCATGCAGgagggcgggggtgagggctggaaGAAGATAGGATTGCGAGGGACAGCTGATGGGAGCTGGGGACAACCTTCCCCACACTGGACTGACATGTCTCCTATCCCCAGGGTAACATCCGTGTGTTCTGCCGtgtgcgccccctgctggcctggGAGGAGAGGCAAACGGGACTGGAGCACCTGCACTTCCCCCTGCAGGACAACAAGGCCCTGGTGCTCTCCAAAGTGGAGGAGGTGAatccaggggctggggcacagctaGCCCTGTCTATGTGATGGGCCATGgccagccctctggctgtgcatTGGCTGATATTCAGGGCAGTCACTGTTTGGACATGGCATTAGTGTGGTTAAGTTGGGGAATGCTGGTGCAATCTACAACTTGCACACTACACGGGTGCTAGCTTTGGGCAATTCCCCCTGCAGGGATCCTAAGTCATCCACCTCAGCCCCAAGCCAAGGAGGGGCTGACTTTGCTTCTGATGTGCTGCTGCTTAAATGTAGGGCCCCTGTGCTTGGGGCCTTGAAAACCTTGCTGGCACCTCACAGCCCAGCTGGGCCTGCTGCCTCGAGAGCAGCCTTTTCACACCTCTAGGAGCTAGCATTTTTCTGAGCAACAGGCCATAGGTCTGTGCTCATGAACATCTGAAGGAGGGTGAATCATAGTGTAGATGGTGCACAGACATTTATGCATGAGACTCCTAGTGACAGAGAGTTCCTGCTGCAATGCCCTTGGGGCAGTGCTTCCCATGGCTAGTTCTTTCCCTGTTAACAACTTGCATCTTATCTGtagcctgaatttgtctggcttcagcttctccTACTGCCTCTGTCTGCTAGCTTAGAGCCTTCTGCTCTCAAATATATCCATATATGTATGTGGAGACCATGATCAAGTCTCCTCTGAGCCTTCCCTTCAATAAACTGAATAGAGGGAGCTCCTTCAGTCTCTTACTGAGGCAGGTTTTCCAGCCTTCAAATCATGTagcttttctctgaacctttcccaGTTTGTCattatcctttttgaagtgtggctGCCAGATCTGTACAGCGTGTCCAGTAACAGCCACAGATGATGCATGGAGAGGCAATAAACCTCATTCCCCCCCCAATTTTCTGGTAGCACGTTAGAAACCTGGGGCCACCTCTGAAGGGTTCGTTAATCTCAAAATCAGCTGAGCAACCAAGTAGTTCCATTATCACCCTGCACCCACCAGTGCTGAATCTCACCTGCTATTGAACCGCCCCTTCACCCTGCCTGGCTTGGACCCTCTGCAGGTCCTCACAGCCACCTCTTCCCTTAAAGAACCCTCTGCAATCACTGCCCCTCATTACCACTCTGGGGACTTCCCATCAGAGGCGGCTGTCTATTCCCCCAGTCCAGGCCTGGGGTCCTGGGAATGAGTCCTATAGTCTGACCCACAtgtctgtctcttccccccacagTCCCACTTTGGGCGTGACCGCAAGGGTGATGTGAAATATGATTTCATCTTTGACCGGGTGTTCTCCCCTGCTTGCTCCCAGGAGGAGGTGTTTGAAGAGATTGCGCTGTTGGTGCAGGTACAGAGTGGGGCACAGGACTTGGGGGATTGGGAGTCTGGGGGTTACTCCCATAATGaccacttccttctccctccctgcagtcCGCTCTGGATGGGTACAATGTATGCATCTTTGCCTATGGGCAGACAGGCAGCGGTAAGACCTATACCATGGAGGGGCCGGACGACATGAGCCCCGAGACTATGGGCATAATTCCTCGGGCCGTGCGGCAGGTCTTCCAGGGCGCACGGGAACTGGAGCCCAAGGGCTGGCAGGTGAGTGAGCATCCCACTCTGCCCTTCATGACTGCCCCCAACCCTGTGGCTCTGGCAGCATACCTGGTCCCCCCCACAATCTCATGGTTCTGATGTTGTTTCTGTCTCCGACACACACCCCAGTACCGTTTCACGGCAAACTTCCTGGAGATCTACAATGAGTCGCTGCGGGACCTGCTGGTGGGGCGGCCAGAGCGGGGCGCCGAACTGGAGATCAAGCGGGTCAGCCAGAGCAGTGAGGAGCTGCATGTTCCGAACCTCCGCTATGTGCCTGTGGACTCCGAGGATGAGGTGAGCTGAGACGTGGGTGTGCTGGAGCCAGCGGGTTTAGGAGTTGTATTGACCCCACCGACACACCTGCATCCCCCAGGTGCTGAAGCTACTGCAAACGGCCAAGGCCAACCGCTCCGTGGCAAAGACGGCTCTGAACGACCGCTCCTCCCGCAGCCACAGCCTTTTCCAGCTGCGCATTGAGGGCTGGAACCGGAGCCGGGACCTTCACAGTGTCTGTGAGTGTGGCAGGTGGTGGCTGGGGCTGCCAGAGAATAActggaaggcagagctgggggagcatTGGTTGCTAGGACCACCTGTGGTGTGGTTGCCCTGCCATATGTGGGAGAGCTGGGTGAGGTGCCCTCTCCCAGACCTGTCTCATATccgttccctctcccttccctgaaGCGGTGCTAAGCCTGGTGGACCTGGCAGGCAGCGAGCGGCTGGACAAGTCCTTCTCGAAGGGGGAGCGGTTGAGGGAGACCCAAGCCATCAACACTAGCCTCTCTACGCTGGGACTGGTCATCATGGCGCTTTCCAACAAGGTAACAGCTAGGACACCCCATGCCCCATTATCAGcagtctcttcccctctttccccagggCCAGTGGTCATAGTGCTGTAAGCAACGTAACATACCACCTGCATGcacctcactgccccctccctctcccccagcccttccctgcctGGTATAGGGGAGCCACAGTGAGGCTGGGGGCTGTCTGAGGTACATGGTATGGAATCTCCCTGTCCAGGGGTACCAACATGCCCCCTCCTCATAGACAGTGGGGAGCTGACTCCTGTCTTCCACTCTGCAGGAGCCCCACATACCCTATAGGAACAGCAAGCTCACCTACCTGCTGCAGAACTCGCTGGGGGGCAACTCTAAGATGTGAGTAACAATGGGGGGGCAGTGGGAATAgtaggagtgtgggggagggatgaGGCGGAGATGTTTTGGAGAAGGATTTAGCATCAAGGTGGAGGGCAGGGCTATGGGGGACGTTGTATGGACAGGGTGTGGAGGGAGTCTAAGAGGAAGGGAATGTGCAGGGACACCAGGTGCTGGGGGTAGTGCCAGAAGAGGGCTTCTGCGGCTCCTCTAacctctgctcctcccctttcCAATGCCCCCAGGCTGATGTTTGTGAACATCTCTCCGCTGGAGGAGAACTTGTCAGAGTCCTTGAACTCCCTGCGCTTTGCCAGCAAAGTAAGTGACTGACTGGTGTGTGGCTGAGGCAGATGGAAGGGGGTTACCATGCCGCAGCTTCCCACTCAACTCCATCTCTCCCCCTTCCAGGTGAACGAGTGTGTCATTGGAACAGCCCAGGCCAACAGGAAGTGAGAGGTGTCACCATCCTGGCTTGGCTGCACAGTGCGGCTGGAGCCCTGTGGGAGCAACGCTTTCTGCACCCCACCGGGGCTGTGGGGTGGCGTGTGTGGCTTATCTTGCGTCTTGTTTTTAATACTGGTATGGACTCAGCATGAGTGCTGGAAATAAAATGTCTTTTACAGCTGCTGGCTGCATGCACTTGGGGGAAACCCAGCTGTCCAAGCTGCAAGGTGGGTGCAGTGGGCTATCAGCTGGGCCTTGGCTGTATTGTTATCAGCCAGAACCAGGTCACTCTGGACATGGCCCTCCCTGTGTGAGGTCCTCTTTGCTGTTCATCCAGCTGCTCAATCTCCCCATTCCACTGCCAGCTTCTCCTGCCCCCGGCAGTTATGCCCCCCAGCTCCACTCAAGGGCAGGGCCGCTgcatgtctgtgaggggaggtcACAGCTGTTCGTCTTCAGGAGCGTAGGCTCGG
The window above is part of the Natator depressus isolate rNatDep1 chromosome 14, rNatDep2.hap1, whole genome shotgun sequence genome. Proteins encoded here:
- the KIFC1 gene encoding LOW QUALITY PROTEIN: kinesin-like protein KIFC1 (The sequence of the model RefSeq protein was modified relative to this genomic sequence to represent the inferred CDS: deleted 1 base in 1 codon) → MEQKGNADGRQVPLAGKALSQLPLPVPGLRAKRGHSDENQPPTEQKRARRLPVPTRRVAASIATTCSKASAAAAVPRTQRAGHRASLRPGLTIPAASVADIVRRPVPVAAVPKMAAPALAAGNEGKKRAAWDLKGQLSDMRTKVSSYKDKVQRLDGENQQLKRQLQEQVVQNQELSSQVSTLSSALHTCQEQAQQRLHKVMELSDLKQQLEEQVTSHSRTIRQLEGTKRDLSSLLETREVKLKLVEDGLAQRECENKELRGQVAAQLQVMTQQEERLHHLEMERRRLHNLVQELKGNIRVFCRVRPLLAWEERQTGLEHLHFPLQDNKALVLSKVEESHFGRDRKGDVKYDFIFDRVFSPACSQEEVFEEIALLVQSALDGYNVCIFAYGQTGSGKTYTMEGPDDMSPETMGIIPRAVRQVFQGARELEPKGWQYRFTANFLEIYNESLRDLLVGRPERGAELEIKRVSQSSEELHVPNLRYVPVDSEDEVLKLLQTAKANRSVAKTALNDRSSRSHSLFQLRIEGWNRSRDLHSVSVLSLVDLAGSERLDKSFSKGERLRETQAINTSLSTLGLVIMALSNKEPHIPYRNSKLTYLLQNSLGGNSKMLMFVNISPLEENLSESLNSLRFASKVNECVIGTAQANRK